In Rhizorhabdus phycosphaerae, the genomic stretch GGGCAAGGTCGCTCCGCGCATGGGCGAGCCGCTGCCCCAGCGCACGCGGAAGGCGGTCTGCCAAGTCGTCGAGCCTCTGCTGCTGCCCCGCGAAGAGGCCGTCGAGGGTCGGCAGGCGATCGGCCACGGCCTCGAACCGCTCTGCCGCCCGTTCGCGGTAGCGCAGTGCCAGCCGTTCCGCGCGGCCCCCGAGCTCGCGCACATGATGGGCGAGATCGGCGCGCACTGGCACCGCCATCTCCGCCGCAGCGGTCGGCGTCGGCGCGCGGCGGTCGGCGGCGAAGTCGGCCAGGGTCGTATCGGTCTCGTGGCCCACCGCGGAGATCACCGGGATCGGCGATTCGGCTATGGCGCGGACGACCTCTTCCTCGTTGAACGCCCAGAGATCCTCGATCGAGCCGCCGCCGCGCCCCACGATCAGCAGGTCGGGGCGCGGGACCGGTCCGTCCGGCGAGAGGGCGCCGAAGCCGCGCACCGCGCGGGCGACCTGCGGCGCGGCGGCGTCGCCCTGCACCGCGACCGGCCACAGGATGACATGGCTCGGGCAGCGATCGGCGAGGCGGTGGAGAATGTCGCGGATGACCGCGCCGGTCGGCGACGTCACCACGCCGATCACGCGCGGCAGAAAAGGCAGGGGGCGCTTGCGTTCCTCGTCGAATAGGCCTTCGGCGGCGAGCTGGCGACGGCGCTGGTCGAGCAGCGCCATCAGCGCGCCCTGCCCCGCCAGCTCCATGCGATCGATCACGATCTGATATTTGGACCGGCCTGGGAAGGTGGTCAGCTTGCCGGTCGCGATGACTTCGATCCCGTCCTCGGGGCGGAAGCGCATAGCGGAGGCCTGCCCTTTCCACACCACCCCGTCGATGCAGGCGCGCTCGTCCTTGAGGCTCAGATAGCAATGGCCCGAGCTGTGGCGCTTGAAACCCGAAATCTCGCCGCGCACGCGCACGAATCCGAAGGCATCCTCGACCGTCCTTTTCAGCGCGCCGGATAATTCCGACACCGACAGCGCGGGTGCGTTGTCGCCCGGCTGCTCCTCGGCTAACAGGCGGGGCCTGTCGCTTGGGGGCACGCCTGGGAGAAAATCGTTCATGATCGTCCTGCTGTTGGGATCGGGGGGCCGCGAAGATGCGCTGGCCTGGAAGCTCGCGCAATCGGACCGGCTCACCAAATTGTTCGCCGCGCCGGGCAATCCCGGCATAGCCCAATATGCCGAATGCGTCGATCTCGATCCGACCCATCCCGAATCCGTCCTGGCCTTCGCTCGGGAGGAGAATGTCGGGCTGGTGGTGATCGGGCCCGAGGCGCCGCTGGTCGCCGGCATGGGCGATCTGCTGCGCGCCAACGGCGTCCTCACCTTCGGCCCGAACCGCGAGGCGGCCCAGCTCGAAGGCTCCAAAGGCTTCACCAAGGATCTCTGCCGGCGCGAGAATATTCCCACGGCAGCCTATGGTCGCTTCTCCGACGCGTCCTCCGCCAAGGCGGCGCTCGACAGCTTCGGGATTCCGGTCGTGATCAAGGCCGACGGCCTGGCGGCCGGCAAGGGCGTGGTCATCGCCGAGAGCCGCGCCGAGGCGGAAAATGCGATCGACGACATGTTCGGCGGCAGCTTCGGCAGCGCCGGTGCCGAGGTCGTGATCGAGGAATTCCTGACCGGTGAGGAGGCGAGCTTCTTCGCGCTGACCGACGGGACGACGGTCGTCCCCTTCGGGTCGGCGCAGGATCACAAGCGCGTCGGGGACGGCGACACAGGCCCCAACACGGGTGGGATGGGGGCCTATAGCCCGGCGCCGGTGCTGACCCCCGAGCTGGAAGCGCAGGCCATGCGCGAGATCGTCGAGCCGACGGTGCGCGCCATGGCGGCGGCCGGCATCCCCTATTCGGGCGTGCTCTATGCGGGCCTGATGCTGACCGCCGACGGCCCCAAGCTGATCGAGTATAATGCTCGCTTCGGCGATCCCGAATGCCAGGTGCTCATGCTCCGGCTCGAGGATGATCTGGTGACGCTGATGCTCGCGGTTGCCGAAGGGCGGCTTCACGAGATCGCGCGCCCGAGCCTGTCACCCAACAGCGCGCTCACCGTGGTGATGGCGGCCAAAGGCTATCCCGGCACGCCTGCGAAGGGCGGGGCCATCCGAAACATCGAGGCGGCGGAAGCCAAGGGCACGAAGATCTTTCACGCCGGCACGGCGCTCAAGGACGGTGAGCTGGTCGCCAATGGCGGACGCGTGCTGAATGTCACAGCGCTCGGCAAGGATATCGCCGAAGCGCGCGACACAGCCTATGCCGCGGTCGACGCGCTCGACTTTGCGAGCGGTTTCTGCCGTCGCGACATAGGCTGGCGGGAACTGGCACGGCAACGGAACGGTTGACGCCGAAGGGCGTTCGCAAGAGGTCAATGTAACGAGGGATTTCGGGGGTATGTCGAACGCTACGCTGATCATCGCCACGCTTGTCGCCATCATCGCGATTGCGGGGCTCTTCCTGTTGCTACGCAAGCCCAAGCAGCGCGTGTCGCTGAGCGAGACGCCGGCGCCGGCGTCCATGCGCGCCGCCGAGCCTGAGCTTGCCGCTGCCGTCATCGCCACGCCACCGGCCGATATCAAGCCGGTCGAGACGCTCGACGAAGGCAAGGGTGTGGTGGACAGCGCCGCGGCCGCCATGCTCGACGTGGCAACGCCGGTTCTTGGTATCGACGCGCATCCCGACCTGCCCGCCGACGAACTTACCCGGATCAAGGGGCTCGGGCCCAAGGCTAAGGCGGTGCTCAACGGAATCGGAATCCACCGTTTCGATCAGCTGGCGGCGCTCGACCCGGCGCAGGCGGCCGAAGTGGATGCCCGGCTCGGCGCGTTCAAGGGACGGATTTTTCGCGATCGCTGGATCGATCAGGCCCGCTATCTAGAGCAGGGCGACATCGCCGGTTTTGAGAAGGAATTCGGGAAACTCGGCTGAAGCGAGCCGGCAGCGTGGGCGTCAGCCCACGCCGTCCAGCGCAGCGAACTTTTTCACGGCCGCCGCAGGACCTTCTGGATCGTTCCAGACCGCGCCCGATACAGCAAGGAAATCCGCGCCTGCGGCGATCAGCGGCGCTGAATTGTCGGGCGTTATCCCGCCGATCGCGACGCAGGGCAGTTCGAACAGGGTCGACCACCAGCCGAGGATCGACGGCTCGGGCCGGTGCTCGGTCTCCTTGGTGGTGGTCGGGTAGAAAGCACCGAAGGCGACATAGTCGGCCCCGGCCTCGCCCGCTTCCATCGCCAGATGGCGGCTGTCATGACAGGTGACGCCGATCTGCGCCTTGGGGCCGAGCTGTTGTCGGGCATCGCGCGGATCGCCATCGCCCTGGCCCAGATGCACGCCATCGGCATCGAGGCGCTTCGCCAGGCCGATCGAATCATTGATGATGAAGGCGACCTCGCGCGACGCACATACCGCCTGCAACGGGCGGGCAAGGTCGGCGATGCGATGCTCGTCGATGCCTTTCAGACGCAGCTGGAAGGCGGCCACGACGGGCGCCGCATCCAGCGCTGCCGCCAGCGTTTCGGCGAAGCGCTCGTCGATCGATGCGGGCGAGATCAGGTAGAGTTTGCAGGGCGGCCGCGCTGCATCGCGCTCGAACCGGTCGGCAAAGGCGGGATCGAGCCGGAGCTCGTCCTCGTCGAAATCATCGATATCGGTCGTGGTCATGCCTATCACTTAGCCACAAACGTCATTCCCGCGAAGGCGGGAATCCACCGGGTCGGTCGGCCGAACCTCTAGCGATCCGGAGTTCGTTCGCCGGTGGATTCCCGCCTTCGCGGGAATGACGGAAAGAAGGGTGAGATTGCTCCCACCCTTCCATAGGGAATCAGGCAGTCTTGCTGGTCGACGCCGTGTAGATTTCGTCGATCGCGGCACCCAGAGAGGCGTCGAACTGCTCGTCGGTCATCTGCGCGCGCAGATCCTCGAGCAGCGCACGGCTGAAGCTGGCGATGACGCCGCGGTTCTTCGCAAGTTCGGTGCACGCGTCCGGGCGGCTATAGCCACCCGACAGCGCGACGACGCGCAGCACGCGGGGATGGTCGACCAGCGCGTCGAACAGGCCGGCCTTCGCCGGCAGCGACAGCTTGAGCATGACCTTGTCTTCGCCGGTCATCGCGTCGAGCGCCTTGGTCAGTTCATCGAGCAGGATCTGGTCGGCCTCGGCGCGCTCCGGGCTCTTGATGTTCACCTCGGGCTCGATGATCGGCATCAGCCCGCCGGCCAGGACCTGCTGGCCGACCTCGAACTGCTGCTTGACGATCGCGGCAATGCCCTCGCGATTGGCGAGGTTGATCACCGAACGCTCCTTGGTGCCGAACACGCCCAAGCTCTTGGCCCGCGCCAGAAGGGCGTCCAGTTCGGGCATCGGCTTCATCAGCTGGACGCCGTTCGCCTCATCCTCGAGCCCCTTATCGATCTTGATGAAGGGAACGACGCCGCGCTCGTTGAGCACTTGCGGGACCGGTTTGCCGTCGGCCTGGCCGTCCATCGTCCGCTCGAACAGGATCGCGCCGATCACCTTTTCGCCGGTGAAGACCGGCGAGGTGATGATGCGGGTGCGCATCGCATGGATGAGGCCGAACATCTCCTCCTCGGTCGACCAGGCGCCTTCCTCGACGCCATAGCCCTTGAGAGCCTTGGGCGTCGAACCGCCGCTCTGGTCGAGCGCCGCGATGAAGCCTTTGCCGTCGGCGATCTTCTTCGCCGTCTCCTGATCGAACATGGGTGCTTATCTCCTGTCTATGTCTGCATGGCGCCTTTGCGGCGTCCATGGATTCCCTGGCAAAATTTCGCGGATGCGCAGTGTCAGGCGTCGAGCGCCTTCACTCCCGGAAGCTCCCGCCCTTCCATCCATTCGAGGAAGGCGCCGCCTGCGGTCGAGACGAAGCTGAAGTCGTCCGCGACTCCGGCATGGTTCAGCGCCGCGACGGTGTCGCCGCCCCCGGCCACCGACACCAGCGAGCCGCCCTTGGTCAGCGCCGCCGCCGTGCGGGCAAGTGCGACCGTTGCGGTGTCGAAGGGGCTGATCTCGAACGCGCCCATCGGCCCGTTCCAGACGAGCGTGCGGCATGTCTTGAGGGCATCGCCGAGCGCTTCCACCGCCGCCGGGCCGACATCGAGGATCATCTCGTCGGCGGCGACCTCATGGA encodes the following:
- the xseA gene encoding exodeoxyribonuclease VII large subunit, whose product is MNDFLPGVPPSDRPRLLAEEQPGDNAPALSVSELSGALKRTVEDAFGFVRVRGEISGFKRHSSGHCYLSLKDERACIDGVVWKGQASAMRFRPEDGIEVIATGKLTTFPGRSKYQIVIDRMELAGQGALMALLDQRRRQLAAEGLFDEERKRPLPFLPRVIGVVTSPTGAVIRDILHRLADRCPSHVILWPVAVQGDAAAPQVARAVRGFGALSPDGPVPRPDLLIVGRGGGSIEDLWAFNEEEVVRAIAESPIPVISAVGHETDTTLADFAADRRAPTPTAAAEMAVPVRADLAHHVRELGGRAERLALRYRERAAERFEAVADRLPTLDGLFAGQQQRLDDLADRLPRALGQRLAHARSDLAQAAGALRPALLDRKYERAAERLASVRLSDRPIRSKIDQNRAALDQLWRLAEQLHPDRPLQRGYVRVERRDGGVLSNAQTAREAGLLTLHFADGAVDARVDGDDMRASTRPPARAKAAPDEAARQQKLF
- the thiE gene encoding thiamine phosphate synthase; protein product: MTTTDIDDFDEDELRLDPAFADRFERDAARPPCKLYLISPASIDERFAETLAAALDAAPVVAAFQLRLKGIDEHRIADLARPLQAVCASREVAFIINDSIGLAKRLDADGVHLGQGDGDPRDARQQLGPKAQIGVTCHDSRHLAMEAGEAGADYVAFGAFYPTTTKETEHRPEPSILGWWSTLFELPCVAIGGITPDNSAPLIAAGADFLAVSGAVWNDPEGPAAAVKKFAALDGVG
- the purD gene encoding phosphoribosylamine--glycine ligase, which gives rise to MIVLLLGSGGREDALAWKLAQSDRLTKLFAAPGNPGIAQYAECVDLDPTHPESVLAFAREENVGLVVIGPEAPLVAGMGDLLRANGVLTFGPNREAAQLEGSKGFTKDLCRRENIPTAAYGRFSDASSAKAALDSFGIPVVIKADGLAAGKGVVIAESRAEAENAIDDMFGGSFGSAGAEVVIEEFLTGEEASFFALTDGTTVVPFGSAQDHKRVGDGDTGPNTGGMGAYSPAPVLTPELEAQAMREIVEPTVRAMAAAGIPYSGVLYAGLMLTADGPKLIEYNARFGDPECQVLMLRLEDDLVTLMLAVAEGRLHEIARPSLSPNSALTVVMAAKGYPGTPAKGGAIRNIEAAEAKGTKIFHAGTALKDGELVANGGRVLNVTALGKDIAEARDTAYAAVDALDFASGFCRRDIGWRELARQRNG
- a CDS encoding fructose bisphosphate aldolase: MFDQETAKKIADGKGFIAALDQSGGSTPKALKGYGVEEGAWSTEEEMFGLIHAMRTRIITSPVFTGEKVIGAILFERTMDGQADGKPVPQVLNERGVVPFIKIDKGLEDEANGVQLMKPMPELDALLARAKSLGVFGTKERSVINLANREGIAAIVKQQFEVGQQVLAGGLMPIIEPEVNIKSPERAEADQILLDELTKALDAMTGEDKVMLKLSLPAKAGLFDALVDHPRVLRVVALSGGYSRPDACTELAKNRGVIASFSRALLEDLRAQMTDEQFDASLGAAIDEIYTASTSKTA